In Paenibacillus sp. FSL M7-0420, a single genomic region encodes these proteins:
- the csaB gene encoding polysaccharide pyruvyl transferase CsaB, with amino-acid sequence MVTTPQKIVISGFYGFRNSGDEAVLQSILNALRKQSQAAGITLAPVVLSIDPEWTAATYGVESVHRMKLGEVRRAISESAGLISGGGSLLQDVTSSKTIPYYLGIIKLAQWMGKPVFIYSQGIGPVNRKLFHPLIKSIFRKCAYISVRDEQSRLLLQSMGLSIDEVEVVPDPVMGLELPKDMQPGVEKGTLIGDTPDPGLQVVPATVGVSVRFWEQSRKELDALAEGLVKASAVQPLHVHFLPFHHSADNEASRYVMQKLGRSIEDNGGSVTIREDALHPLQMLREVSQCQALIGMRLHSLIYAAGQLVPLMGVSYDPKIDHFLERVDCQPVGKTDTLEADKVAAGLLELLSSGERWKQEREPLIAALTQEAEAPARRIVQYFGRKG; translated from the coding sequence ATGGTCACCACTCCTCAAAAAATTGTAATCTCCGGCTTCTACGGCTTCCGCAACAGCGGAGACGAAGCCGTTCTGCAGTCGATTCTGAATGCTCTGCGCAAGCAGTCCCAGGCCGCCGGAATAACGCTTGCGCCTGTGGTCTTATCCATTGATCCGGAGTGGACGGCTGCCACGTACGGGGTGGAATCTGTACACCGGATGAAGCTGGGAGAGGTCCGCAGAGCCATATCAGAAAGTGCGGGCCTGATCAGCGGTGGCGGCAGCCTGCTTCAGGATGTTACAAGCAGCAAGACCATTCCGTATTACCTCGGTATTATCAAGCTGGCCCAGTGGATGGGGAAGCCGGTATTTATCTATTCCCAGGGAATCGGCCCGGTGAACCGCAAGCTGTTTCATCCGCTGATCAAATCCATTTTCCGGAAATGTGCCTATATCTCCGTGCGGGATGAACAGTCCCGCCTGTTGCTTCAGTCTATGGGGCTTAGTATTGATGAAGTAGAGGTAGTACCTGACCCGGTTATGGGTCTGGAGTTGCCTAAGGATATGCAGCCAGGAGTAGAAAAAGGGACGTTGATTGGGGATACGCCAGATCCTGGCCTGCAAGTTGTGCCCGCTACTGTAGGTGTCTCTGTCCGCTTCTGGGAGCAGTCCCGTAAGGAGCTGGACGCGTTGGCTGAAGGCCTTGTGAAGGCTTCTGCGGTCCAGCCGCTCCATGTACACTTTTTGCCCTTCCATCATTCTGCGGACAATGAGGCTTCCCGCTATGTAATGCAGAAGCTGGGCCGGAGTATAGAAGACAATGGAGGATCGGTAACGATCCGTGAGGATGCGCTTCATCCGCTGCAGATGCTGCGGGAGGTAAGCCAGTGCCAGGCGCTTATAGGCATGCGGCTGCACAGCCTTATCTATGCTGCGGGACAGCTTGTTCCGCTGATGGGCGTCTCTTATGATCCGAAGATTGATCATTTTCTTGAGCGGGTGGATTGTCAGCCGGTAGGCAAGACAGATACACTGGAGGCAGACAAGGTGGCTGCCGGGCTTCTGGAGCTGCTGAGCTCAGGGGAGCGCTGGAAGCAGGAGCGGGAGCCGCTGATTGCCGCGCTTACCCAAGAGGCAGAGGCGCCGGCCCGGCGAATTGTCCAATATTTCGGCCGTAAAGGATGA
- a CDS encoding WecB/TagA/CpsF family glycosyltransferase, with product MKTTVSYLTEAVHKREPHQVITANPIMVMAALENPSYMEIMKSAELVVPDGTGVVWAANYCQEPVAERVAGFDLLHELLHQGESYNWRVYLLGSTPEVIRETASRLQTRYPGIVIAGYHDGYFGPAEDEQIVSGILEAKPDLLFVARGADSQEPWIAKYKARLQIPVMMGVGGSFDVISGKSRRAPVAFQKLRAEWLYRLLKEPTRYKRMLALPKFAVKVVREKDKVTKDQ from the coding sequence ATGAAGACCACCGTTTCCTATCTGACAGAGGCGGTTCATAAGCGTGAGCCTCATCAGGTAATTACTGCCAATCCGATTATGGTCATGGCGGCGCTGGAGAATCCGTCTTATATGGAGATTATGAAATCAGCAGAGCTGGTCGTCCCTGACGGAACCGGAGTGGTGTGGGCCGCGAATTATTGTCAGGAGCCTGTAGCTGAGCGTGTAGCGGGCTTTGATCTTTTACATGAATTATTGCACCAAGGCGAAAGCTATAACTGGAGAGTATATTTGCTCGGTTCAACCCCTGAGGTGATTCGCGAGACGGCTTCCCGGTTACAAACAAGATATCCCGGTATTGTCATCGCAGGATATCATGACGGGTATTTTGGTCCGGCAGAGGATGAACAAATTGTGAGCGGAATCCTTGAAGCGAAGCCTGACTTGCTCTTTGTTGCCAGAGGAGCGGACAGCCAGGAGCCATGGATCGCCAAATACAAAGCCCGGCTGCAGATCCCGGTGATGATGGGTGTCGGCGGGAGCTTTGATGTGATCTCCGGCAAGAGCCGCCGTGCCCCTGTGGCCTTCCAGAAATTAAGGGCAGAATGGTTATACCGGCTGCTCAAGGAACCTACACGTTACAAAAGAATGCTTGCGCTGCCGAAATTCGCAGTAAAAGTGGTACGAGAGAAAGATAAAGTCACAAAAGACCAGTAA
- a CDS encoding glycosyltransferase family 4 protein, whose translation MLIIYIAGFVVCMGLALLLTPFVKKFAIKIGATDVPNARKVHTKIMPRLGGLGIFLAFVLGLLAVLPIIPYDFTPREANFIKALLCGGGLIVLIGGLDDRFELSAKVKLLGQIAAACIVVFGFGITVDFVNIPFHNSYSSLESWIAIPLTIFWIVGVTNAVNLIDGLDGLAAGVSGIAIATIAVMAFLMGNTMVALLCLLLLGSILGFLFFNFHPAKIFMGDTGSLFLGFCLALLALLGFKQIAVVSFITPLLIIGVPLSDTFFAIVRRKLQKKPIFAPDKGHLHHCLRELGFSHRQTVLIIYGIAAFFGILAVIQTSASLYEANWVTFVVICVMLFFLQIGAEITGVISKTKRPVIDLFLRMRMKVGQERGSKL comes from the coding sequence ATGTTAATCATATACATCGCCGGATTCGTTGTGTGCATGGGGCTTGCACTGCTTTTGACGCCGTTCGTGAAGAAATTCGCCATTAAGATCGGTGCGACAGATGTGCCAAATGCCCGGAAAGTGCATACGAAGATCATGCCCCGCCTTGGCGGACTCGGCATATTTCTGGCGTTTGTGTTAGGCCTGCTTGCCGTATTACCGATTATTCCGTATGACTTCACTCCCCGGGAGGCTAATTTCATTAAAGCGCTGCTATGCGGCGGAGGCCTGATTGTGTTGATCGGCGGTCTGGATGACCGTTTTGAGCTATCAGCCAAAGTGAAGCTGCTGGGCCAGATTGCCGCTGCCTGTATTGTAGTTTTCGGGTTTGGCATCACGGTAGATTTCGTAAATATTCCTTTTCATAATAGCTATTCTTCCTTGGAGAGCTGGATTGCCATCCCTCTGACGATCTTCTGGATTGTCGGCGTCACGAACGCCGTGAACCTGATCGACGGGCTGGACGGGCTTGCAGCAGGCGTATCCGGTATTGCCATTGCTACGATTGCCGTCATGGCCTTCCTGATGGGGAACACCATGGTTGCCCTGCTCTGTCTGCTGCTTCTGGGCAGCATTCTGGGATTCCTGTTCTTCAACTTCCATCCCGCCAAAATCTTCATGGGAGATACGGGCTCGCTGTTCCTCGGCTTCTGCCTGGCACTGCTTGCACTCCTCGGCTTCAAACAGATTGCGGTGGTCTCATTCATCACACCACTCCTGATTATCGGAGTTCCGTTATCGGATACGTTCTTCGCCATCGTCCGGCGCAAGCTGCAGAAGAAGCCGATCTTCGCTCCGGACAAAGGCCATCTCCATCACTGCCTGCGTGAGCTGGGCTTCAGCCACCGCCAGACGGTACTGATTATCTACGGCATTGCCGCATTCTTCGGTATCCTGGCAGTCATCCAGACCTCCGCTTCGCTCTACGAAGCCAACTGGGTTACCTTCGTAGTCATCTGCGTCATGCTCTTCTTCCTGCAGATCGGCGCAGAGATCACCGGCGTCATCAGCAAGACCAAGCGCCCGGTGATTGATTTGTTTTTGCGGATGCGGATGAAGGTTGGGCAAGAGCGGGGCAGTAAGCTATAA
- a CDS encoding S-layer homology domain-containing protein yields MQRMKKTFIWTLLLALLVSLVPPGLMNIAAAADKPTSYFTPDNQKLRNTVDLTLLPSSSVPSKQIARDNVLQVTDASLTVTGTFTKVTSSTLGANVQLLNWDQQNNKWLEDPTHVTPGVVQLDVDSPDNRFSANLTLYPGMNRITLTGSQGSNDRSEAFYVLFDKVPYVEKLQVLGGSEKLNLNEGAQLVVANKEITLEGKAQNATKVTVSLNDGTASSTSLLQDGTFFSQRMELKPGVNSLKLVVQNGSDTLSFQYSIFYYDEKNPIVAMYLGDSTGQGQDLLYGDQPVMTEDKDTASLFVQMMVPDNAGVPFSGSAVVKLDSVVPAIEYGGGLELQSNGKVSLVGDKEILVPSPIKDAPAYRLVTFKIPLTLNKDNATPANRLEKQTHNLSVAYGTKTVNRSIDFQYMKNNIVITDMKYLPGYDPTTGIVPAGVALNGAKVDSGEFYILVKTNTAVTTTPVNLTAQYLPLSTRVLTPEWVKSPSSTEHIFKITDFQNGNQTVRFKISGSSSNKDVNISFASKSYIYVSNLTDGQTYVINSSESKVLNVKGQYIDFNLGSSYFLAEMYVNGIKMKPTGTEKWPNPSDGTFSVDLKIDAKEGPIVFGENKIVLTGTGVDEKGQVREVRKELRVYILDENVSTISKFQPALGTGRPTFPDANFGPTDVLLTKLFNLTPDFIYNETKYTTSLKTYDLVLRGSGAVKLNLNLGTKNILSLDIPANASAANTASPVFADQRYTTSFAGSQKDFVMRIQDLTNDTPGTYIYTLELINSTGAKTSQKLELIREVSAYRILSPQPSVGTQYVVNKNFVHFDIEAEGATNVIIDKEQAVKRTDLGPGRFVLDYVGLKPDKANSIKIQIVRGSSTSTDTISIFYTGTVAVDSQYMAPKVADKYSVFNKKLELTFPKGTVMQSTDTRNLKKFYPDTKLRFGIAEPTTGVVERRNDYGNVIGFPVTFEESGIPNWTIPDEFSLRFSSPYESSNFVRISDVYWISGGLGELGTVSTGGYIPATNGLAPYSVDGLFGDPQTPAERKITPSKRGKLTLAFDSNVVDDAGTVVTVFQYNSNREWVNIGGTVDTNKHTISVPFDEFGYYKVMKMSRGYNDITNHQWARNILNALYSKGIMNNLRFEQFGTDDQTTRGEFATLLVKGLNLPLNYDSNKTYSDLVPGASSVTWDYEHIETASRAGIVTGLTDGVFGPDQPITREQAAVMIARALKLKLPVNDQKLKDAVAKSFLDSGKIESYALAAVQAVSKAKIMNGAEVTTTGQKKASYNFNPKANMTRAEAGKIAVELLKKSTTIFPKTLS; encoded by the coding sequence ATGCAGCGCATGAAAAAAACATTTATCTGGACACTTCTGCTCGCTTTATTGGTATCCTTAGTCCCGCCTGGACTTATGAATATTGCGGCGGCTGCAGATAAGCCGACCAGTTACTTTACACCGGATAATCAAAAGCTGCGGAATACGGTTGATCTGACTTTACTTCCGTCTTCTTCAGTGCCGTCAAAGCAAATTGCCAGAGATAATGTATTGCAGGTGACAGATGCAAGCCTGACAGTTACAGGTACCTTTACAAAGGTAACGAGTTCTACACTCGGAGCAAATGTACAATTATTAAATTGGGATCAGCAGAACAACAAATGGCTGGAAGATCCTACACACGTAACACCGGGAGTGGTCCAACTGGATGTTGACAGCCCCGATAACCGTTTCAGTGCCAATCTGACCCTGTATCCTGGTATGAACCGGATAACATTGACCGGATCACAGGGCAGCAATGACCGCTCAGAAGCATTTTATGTTCTGTTTGATAAGGTCCCCTATGTGGAGAAGCTTCAGGTTCTTGGGGGATCAGAGAAGCTGAATTTGAATGAAGGCGCTCAGTTGGTGGTAGCTAACAAGGAAATTACACTTGAAGGTAAGGCCCAGAATGCTACTAAGGTTACAGTTTCTCTTAATGATGGTACTGCTTCAAGCACATCATTATTGCAGGATGGCACTTTCTTTTCCCAGCGTATGGAGCTTAAGCCTGGGGTGAACAGCCTTAAGCTGGTTGTACAGAATGGTTCTGACACACTCAGCTTTCAATATTCAATTTTCTATTATGATGAGAAGAACCCAATAGTCGCTATGTACTTAGGGGATAGTACCGGTCAAGGGCAAGACCTCTTGTACGGAGATCAGCCGGTGATGACAGAGGATAAAGATACTGCCAGCCTATTTGTCCAGATGATGGTTCCAGACAATGCCGGAGTGCCTTTCAGCGGTTCGGCAGTTGTGAAGCTGGATAGTGTAGTACCTGCTATTGAATATGGAGGAGGATTAGAACTTCAAAGCAATGGCAAAGTATCTTTGGTAGGAGATAAAGAAATTTTGGTGCCATCCCCAATTAAGGATGCGCCTGCTTATCGGTTGGTAACCTTTAAAATCCCTCTGACTCTAAACAAGGATAATGCAACACCGGCTAACCGTTTAGAAAAGCAGACGCACAATCTTTCAGTAGCGTATGGAACCAAGACCGTTAACCGGTCCATTGATTTTCAGTATATGAAGAATAACATTGTAATTACAGATATGAAGTATTTGCCGGGATATGACCCAACAACAGGGATAGTACCTGCCGGAGTAGCGCTGAATGGGGCTAAGGTCGATTCTGGAGAATTCTATATCTTGGTCAAAACCAATACGGCAGTAACAACCACACCTGTTAATCTAACTGCACAATATTTGCCTTTGTCCACCAGAGTGTTGACTCCTGAATGGGTGAAGTCGCCATCGTCTACAGAGCACATCTTTAAAATTACTGATTTCCAGAACGGAAATCAGACTGTTCGCTTCAAGATTAGTGGTTCTTCCTCAAATAAGGACGTAAATATTTCATTTGCTTCCAAGAGCTATATTTATGTATCCAACCTTACGGATGGACAGACTTATGTGATTAACTCCAGCGAGAGCAAAGTATTGAACGTAAAAGGACAGTATATCGATTTTAATCTGGGAAGTAGTTACTTCCTGGCTGAAATGTATGTGAATGGAATAAAAATGAAGCCTACTGGGACTGAGAAATGGCCCAACCCAAGTGACGGTACTTTTTCAGTGGATTTAAAGATTGATGCCAAAGAGGGACCCATCGTATTTGGAGAGAACAAAATTGTTCTGACAGGAACAGGGGTAGATGAAAAAGGACAGGTCCGTGAGGTCCGTAAGGAGCTGCGCGTCTATATTCTCGATGAGAATGTATCAACCATCAGCAAGTTCCAGCCGGCCTTAGGCACAGGGAGACCTACATTCCCGGACGCTAATTTTGGACCAACGGATGTACTGCTCACGAAGCTGTTCAATTTGACACCTGATTTTATTTATAATGAAACAAAGTATACAACTAGTCTAAAAACCTACGATTTGGTGCTGCGAGGCAGCGGGGCTGTGAAGCTGAACCTGAACCTGGGTACCAAAAATATATTGTCGCTTGATATTCCGGCTAACGCCAGTGCTGCTAATACAGCAAGCCCGGTGTTTGCAGATCAACGTTACACCACCAGCTTTGCTGGCAGTCAAAAGGACTTCGTAATGCGGATTCAGGATCTTACTAATGATACACCGGGAACCTACATCTATACGCTTGAGCTAATCAACAGCACGGGTGCCAAGACTAGCCAGAAGCTGGAGCTGATCCGGGAGGTTAGTGCTTACCGCATTCTGTCTCCTCAGCCCTCTGTAGGGACTCAGTATGTTGTGAATAAGAACTTTGTTCATTTCGATATTGAGGCTGAGGGAGCTACAAATGTAATTATTGACAAAGAGCAGGCCGTTAAGCGAACGGATCTGGGACCAGGCAGGTTCGTTCTGGATTACGTAGGCTTGAAGCCAGATAAGGCAAACAGCATCAAAATTCAAATTGTCAGAGGAAGCAGTACAAGTACAGATACTATCTCAATATTCTATACGGGCACTGTAGCAGTTGATTCGCAATACATGGCGCCTAAGGTAGCGGACAAATACAGTGTATTTAATAAGAAGCTGGAATTGACCTTCCCGAAAGGGACTGTAATGCAAAGTACAGATACACGCAATCTGAAGAAGTTCTATCCTGATACCAAACTTCGCTTCGGTATTGCTGAACCGACAACAGGAGTGGTGGAACGCCGTAACGATTATGGCAATGTCATCGGCTTCCCGGTAACATTTGAAGAGAGCGGAATTCCTAACTGGACCATTCCCGATGAATTCTCACTTCGATTCAGTTCTCCATATGAGAGCAGTAACTTTGTAAGAATATCCGATGTGTACTGGATTAGCGGAGGCTTGGGCGAATTGGGTACAGTATCGACTGGAGGGTACATTCCTGCAACGAATGGCCTGGCTCCATATTCTGTAGATGGTTTGTTCGGTGATCCGCAGACTCCGGCAGAACGCAAGATCACTCCATCCAAGCGGGGGAAACTAACACTGGCTTTTGACTCCAATGTTGTTGATGACGCGGGGACTGTTGTCACTGTATTCCAATATAACTCCAACCGTGAATGGGTGAATATTGGTGGTACTGTGGATACCAACAAGCATACAATCAGTGTTCCGTTTGATGAATTTGGTTATTACAAGGTTATGAAAATGAGCCGTGGCTATAACGACATTACGAATCACCAATGGGCCCGGAACATTCTTAATGCCCTGTATTCCAAGGGGATCATGAATAATCTTCGTTTTGAACAGTTTGGCACAGACGATCAGACAACAAGAGGAGAGTTTGCAACCCTGCTTGTTAAGGGCTTGAATCTGCCGCTTAACTACGATAGTAATAAGACCTATTCAGATTTGGTTCCAGGGGCCAGTTCAGTAACCTGGGATTATGAACATATTGAGACAGCATCCAGAGCCGGAATTGTGACTGGACTTACCGATGGGGTTTTTGGTCCAGATCAACCGATTACGCGTGAGCAAGCGGCTGTGATGATTGCCAGAGCACTTAAGCTGAAGCTGCCGGTTAATGATCAGAAATTAAAGGATGCAGTAGCCAAGTCCTTCCTGGATTCCGGTAAGATAGAGTCTTATGCATTAGCCGCAGTTCAGGCCGTGTCAAAGGCTAAAATTATGAATGGGGCTGAAGTGACCACTACGGGACAAAAGAAGGCTTCGTACAACTTTAATCCTAAAGCCAATATGACCAGAGCTGAGGCTGGTAAAATTGCTGTGGAGCTTTTGAAGAAAAGCACTACAATTTTCCCTAAAACCCTGAGCTAG